From Leptospira congkakensis, one genomic window encodes:
- a CDS encoding MarR family winged helix-turn-helix transcriptional regulator, giving the protein MSKLKNPTDEVLLLKNQICFSLYSSMHRLMKIYRPLLATIGLTYPQYLVMLVLWEEEENTVSGLGDRLQLDSGTLTPLLKRLEQSGFVERTRSQEDERVVVVSLTKNGKHLREKAKAIPEQIFCLSGIEENQAIQLKAILDEFAQT; this is encoded by the coding sequence TTGTCCAAGCTTAAAAATCCTACAGATGAGGTTCTTCTTTTGAAGAACCAAATTTGTTTTTCCTTATACTCATCGATGCATCGTTTGATGAAGATCTATCGTCCGTTACTTGCGACGATAGGGCTGACTTATCCACAATACCTTGTAATGTTGGTGCTTTGGGAAGAAGAGGAAAACACTGTGAGTGGACTTGGGGATCGTTTGCAATTGGACTCGGGAACTTTGACACCTTTATTAAAGAGATTAGAGCAGAGTGGGTTTGTCGAGCGAACGAGAAGTCAGGAAGATGAACGAGTCGTTGTTGTTTCTCTCACAAAGAATGGTAAACATTTACGCGAAAAGGCAAAAGCCATACCAGAACAAATTTTTTGTTTGTCTGGGATTGAAGAGAACCAAGCAATCCAACTAAAAGCAATTTTAGACGAATTTGCTCAAACCTGA
- a CDS encoding DUF5018 domain-containing protein has translation MFKWATSDNSVTCGKVYIFPAGKEILEYSIPSLGVTGIINGNQIVITSESIVTISSYVANFKTNGVSVSVNGVPQTSGVSSNDYNSPLKYVVTGTDGITNEYTVQMVAPRVLGSGSLRLWFKADQLTLNDGDPVTSWPDVSGFGNHISQPTINIWPIYRKNQVNGYPAVAFRSSLTSQMELPSGGVGLYVTDSGSFFFVKRLVSIASAITLIRLCYTLGREIGISDVLGEYAVCRNATTCISPSSIPLPMLQFISIGTVQTLTSNVREYRYGKFAGQSALDGTYSYAGGSNLDRVLLGNGNLDADIAEVLYFNTNLSETDVEKVFFYLNTKYKLSP, from the coding sequence TTGTTCAAATGGGCAACTTCGGATAACAGTGTCACTTGCGGAAAAGTATACATCTTTCCTGCCGGCAAAGAAATCTTAGAATATTCGATCCCTAGTTTAGGAGTGACTGGGATCATCAATGGAAACCAAATTGTAATCACTTCCGAATCAATCGTGACAATCTCTTCTTATGTTGCTAATTTTAAGACTAACGGTGTCTCTGTCTCGGTCAATGGAGTTCCACAAACGAGTGGAGTGAGTTCTAATGACTATAATTCTCCATTGAAATACGTTGTGACTGGAACGGATGGTATTACAAATGAATACACCGTGCAAATGGTAGCTCCTCGCGTTTTGGGTTCTGGTTCCCTTCGGCTTTGGTTCAAAGCAGACCAGCTAACGTTAAATGATGGAGATCCGGTTACGAGCTGGCCAGATGTCAGTGGATTCGGAAATCATATATCGCAACCGACTATAAATATTTGGCCTATCTATCGAAAGAATCAGGTGAATGGTTACCCTGCAGTAGCGTTCAGAAGTTCACTAACATCACAAATGGAATTACCAAGTGGTGGGGTTGGGCTATATGTTACTGATAGCGGAAGTTTTTTTTTCGTAAAGCGTTTGGTTTCTATTGCATCAGCAATCACTCTTATTCGGTTATGTTATACGCTAGGTAGAGAAATAGGTATTTCCGATGTGTTAGGTGAATATGCAGTTTGTCGAAACGCTACTACTTGTATATCACCGTCATCAATTCCCTTACCAATGCTCCAATTTATTTCCATTGGTACCGTACAGACTTTGACTTCAAATGTTCGCGAATATAGGTATGGTAAATTTGCAGGGCAGTCGGCCTTGGATGGTACCTATTCTTATGCTGGCGGATCGAATTTGGATCGTGTTTTATTAGGGAATGGAAATCTTGATGCTGACATTGCAGAAGTTCTCTATTTCAATACTAATCTTTCTGAAACAGATGTAGAGAAAGTTTTCTTTTATCTCAATACTAAATATAAACTTTCTCCATAA
- the atpB gene encoding F0F1 ATP synthase subunit A: MENKSKYRFFLSFLLVFSLSFTNVFANDSEGHGSEEGFDFSEVMAHHLGDAPIFPLNFGGTIVTEGQPGFDAENHDVFVNHDGVKYHYVGGLDLHITKRVTMMWIACFFMFLVFIPAANLISRDPKKVHNKFTSGVEAFVSYLKENVVDASLDHHGHSYYHYIFSLFFFILFCNLFGLIPSVGELTVAASDALVAVGAVDHTPHSLHTFGEIWSGITPTGDISVTLSLASITLLTIYGTAFSYQGISFVAHAVPKGVPLPLWPLMWALEFIVTHIARSFALTMRLLANMTAGHVMILALLGFIFMSESWLIAPVSVLSSVLIYFLELLVAFLQAFIFSLLTTVFIGTVMHRH, encoded by the coding sequence GTGGAAAATAAGTCTAAATATCGGTTTTTTTTATCATTTTTATTAGTTTTTTCCCTTAGTTTTACGAATGTTTTTGCTAACGATTCGGAAGGGCACGGCTCTGAAGAGGGCTTCGATTTCAGTGAAGTGATGGCGCACCACTTAGGTGATGCTCCCATTTTCCCTCTGAACTTTGGTGGCACAATTGTTACCGAAGGGCAACCTGGGTTTGACGCCGAGAACCACGATGTTTTTGTAAACCATGACGGGGTGAAGTATCACTATGTAGGTGGACTCGATCTTCACATTACCAAACGAGTGACCATGATGTGGATTGCTTGTTTTTTTATGTTCCTTGTTTTTATTCCCGCAGCCAATTTGATTTCAAGAGATCCTAAAAAAGTTCATAACAAATTTACTTCTGGCGTAGAGGCTTTCGTAAGTTATCTAAAAGAAAATGTTGTGGATGCATCTCTTGATCACCACGGACATTCTTATTACCACTATATCTTCTCTCTGTTTTTCTTTATCCTTTTCTGTAACTTGTTTGGCCTCATCCCATCTGTGGGGGAACTAACTGTTGCCGCTTCTGATGCTCTTGTGGCAGTCGGGGCAGTGGATCACACACCACATTCTCTCCATACATTCGGAGAAATTTGGTCAGGAATCACACCTACAGGGGACATCAGTGTCACTCTGTCTCTTGCATCTATTACACTACTTACCATCTACGGCACTGCATTCTCTTACCAAGGAATTTCCTTCGTAGCGCATGCGGTTCCTAAGGGAGTTCCACTCCCACTCTGGCCACTGATGTGGGCCTTAGAGTTTATCGTCACACACATTGCACGTTCTTTTGCGTTAACCATGAGGTTACTTGCCAACATGACTGCGGGACACGTAATGATCCTTGCGTTACTTGGGTTTATTTTTATGAGCGAAAGTTGGCTCATCGCACCTGTATCTGTTCTCAGTTCGGTGCTCATTTACTTTTTAGAACTACTTGTAGCCTTTTTACAAGCGTTCATTTTCTCTCTGCTCACAACCGTGTTCATCGGAACTGTGATGCATAGACATTAA
- the atpE gene encoding ATP synthase F0 subunit C, whose product MEFGLGYIAVGLAAGLALLGAGIGIGRIGGSVAESISRQPEAAGKIQLVLYVAAGMIEGAALFAVVIALLIALKLNGSIDKTIGAGATKVEQGQ is encoded by the coding sequence ATGGAATTCGGTTTAGGATACATCGCAGTAGGACTCGCAGCAGGACTTGCATTACTTGGAGCAGGAATCGGTATTGGTAGAATTGGTGGATCAGTGGCAGAAAGCATTAGCCGCCAACCAGAAGCAGCGGGAAAGATCCAACTCGTTCTTTACGTAGCAGCAGGTATGATTGAAGGTGCAGCACTTTTCGCAGTGGTAATCGCTCTTCTTATCGCGCTCAAACTCAATGGCTCAATTGACAAAACAATTGGTGCTGGTGCCACAAAAGTAGAACAAGGACAATAG
- a CDS encoding F0F1 ATP synthase subunit B — protein MVILAASGFNLLKVNPGLVIWTLVTFSVVVFVLKKFAWDKILHALEERASGIQGDINKAETLRVEAEKSLKEYKDQLFKATEEAHKIVDEAKKDAVALRTRLTEEAHNEVKGIKDNAIREIDLAKSRALSEMQNQIVEMSVLIASEILEKQLKKEDYASFVEKEIAKLDKLKIK, from the coding sequence TTGGTTATCCTCGCGGCTTCCGGCTTCAATTTGCTGAAAGTCAATCCGGGTCTGGTCATCTGGACCCTGGTCACTTTCTCGGTTGTTGTCTTCGTTCTTAAAAAATTTGCATGGGACAAGATCCTTCATGCTCTCGAAGAACGTGCTTCCGGCATCCAAGGCGATATCAACAAAGCAGAAACCCTTCGTGTAGAAGCAGAAAAGTCTTTAAAAGAATACAAAGACCAACTCTTCAAAGCGACGGAAGAAGCTCATAAAATTGTAGATGAAGCTAAAAAAGATGCAGTTGCTCTCCGCACAAGATTGACGGAAGAAGCACACAATGAAGTGAAAGGCATTAAAGATAACGCAATTCGCGAAATTGATTTAGCGAAGAGCAGAGCTTTGTCTGAAATGCAAAACCAAATTGTGGAAATGTCCGTTCTCATCGCGAGTGAGATCTTGGAGAAACAATTGAAGAAGGAAGACTATGCTTCCTTTGTCGAAAAAGAGATCGCAAAACTCGATAAACTTAAAATAAAATGA